In Pedobacter heparinus DSM 2366, the following are encoded in one genomic region:
- a CDS encoding HAD family hydrolase: METVLAQKIKNIIFDYGNVIFEIDFKKAQEALLQLGIANNTEFFSHKSHHQLFNNFETAAISPAQFREGIREAAGNKNLTDQEIDNAWNSLLIGVPPGIHEVLLKVKQKYRTFLLSNNNETHYNYIVEYLKKEFGMDDNSALFEKAYYSQQMFLRKPNIEIFEQVIQENGLDPAETLFIDDSPQHIEGAKLAGLHTLLMTRHPKELEQVLIAHHIL; encoded by the coding sequence ATGGAAACAGTTTTAGCACAAAAAATAAAAAATATTATTTTCGATTACGGCAATGTGATCTTCGAAATAGACTTTAAAAAGGCACAAGAAGCTCTATTACAACTTGGTATTGCCAATAATACGGAATTCTTTTCACATAAAAGCCACCACCAGCTTTTCAATAATTTTGAAACCGCAGCCATCTCTCCTGCACAGTTCAGAGAAGGGATACGTGAAGCAGCAGGTAATAAAAACCTGACAGATCAGGAAATTGACAATGCCTGGAACAGTTTGCTGATCGGTGTACCCCCCGGAATTCATGAGGTACTGCTTAAAGTAAAACAAAAATACCGTACCTTTTTACTGAGCAATAACAATGAAACACATTACAATTACATTGTAGAATATTTAAAAAAGGAATTTGGGATGGACGACAACAGCGCACTGTTTGAAAAAGCCTATTACTCACAGCAAATGTTCTTGCGCAAACCCAATATAGAGATATTTGAACAGGTCATTCAAGAGAATGGACTTGACCCTGCCGAAACCTTGTTTATTGATGATAGCCCACAGCACATTGAGGGGGCCAAATTAGCCGGTCTGCATACTTTACTGATGACCAGACACCCTAAAGAACTGGAACAGGTTTTAATAGCACATCACATCCTATAA
- a CDS encoding VOC family protein: protein MTNTPAQNKLKHEQIQYLEFLSKDIQLIKRFYTICFDWTFTDYGPDYTAFEGDYIDGGFTSGIPVKGSILVILYSKDIETTREKVIKAGGIVQDIFSFPGGRRFHFTDPDGNELAVWSE from the coding sequence ATGACTAACACCCCCGCACAGAACAAACTTAAGCACGAACAGATCCAATACCTGGAATTTCTCTCTAAAGACATTCAACTGATCAAAAGATTTTATACCATATGTTTCGATTGGACTTTTACAGACTATGGACCTGATTACACAGCTTTTGAAGGTGATTATATTGATGGCGGCTTTACTTCAGGTATCCCTGTAAAAGGAAGCATATTAGTTATCCTTTATTCAAAGGACATTGAAACAACCAGAGAAAAAGTCATTAAGGCTGGTGGTATAGTGCAGGATATTTTCAGTTTTCCAGGTGGCAGACGCTTTCATTTTACCGATCCTGATGGTAATGAACTGGCAGTCTGGTCTGAATAA
- a CDS encoding hybrid sensor histidine kinase/response regulator, protein MSAPNVRVLYIDDEENNLQAFKASFRRQYEIYTAISAAEGLKILENISVQVILADQKMPGTTGVEFFKSITDSYPDPIRILLTGYTDIEALADAINHGDIYRYITKPWNDLELHNSIKNAYDAYKSKIDLRNKVAELEKTNDELNRFIYSISHELRAPLVSAMGIVNLVKMEGLYESSGEYWSLIETCSNKLDYYIQKTLQYYKNNKTVSEHSLIDFHKLIPGLIDLYSYADKETTFNTVIDQKVPFYGDAFRIEVILGNLISNAIKYQKETELNKKVNIHIAVRKDQVEMSINDNGMGILNEHLEKIFTQFFKSKVNHGSGLGLFIVKEALNKINGKIAVSSDPAEGTTFKITIPNVK, encoded by the coding sequence ATGAGTGCACCCAATGTAAGAGTTCTATATATTGATGATGAGGAAAACAACTTGCAGGCTTTTAAAGCAAGTTTTAGGCGGCAGTATGAAATATATACAGCCATATCTGCTGCTGAAGGTTTAAAGATACTGGAAAATATTTCGGTGCAGGTGATCCTGGCCGATCAGAAAATGCCGGGCACTACAGGTGTGGAATTTTTTAAGAGCATTACAGATTCCTATCCAGATCCGATAAGAATATTGTTGACAGGTTATACGGATATTGAAGCGCTTGCAGATGCAATTAACCATGGTGATATATATAGATATATTACCAAACCCTGGAACGACCTGGAACTGCACAATTCCATAAAAAATGCGTATGATGCCTATAAGTCTAAAATTGACCTGCGGAACAAAGTGGCCGAGCTGGAAAAGACAAATGACGAATTAAACAGGTTCATCTACAGTATTTCCCATGAATTAAGAGCACCATTGGTATCGGCAATGGGTATAGTAAACCTGGTAAAGATGGAAGGCCTTTATGAGTCGAGTGGTGAATACTGGAGTTTGATAGAAACCTGTTCGAACAAACTTGATTATTATATCCAGAAAACCCTTCAGTACTATAAAAATAATAAAACGGTTTCCGAACATAGCCTGATTGACTTTCATAAACTGATCCCCGGCCTTATCGATCTGTATTCTTACGCTGATAAAGAAACTACTTTTAATACCGTAATAGATCAGAAAGTACCTTTTTACGGGGATGCATTCAGGATAGAAGTGATATTGGGTAACCTGATTTCGAATGCCATAAAATATCAGAAAGAAACAGAGTTAAATAAAAAGGTAAACATACATATAGCAGTAAGAAAAGATCAGGTTGAAATGTCTATTAATGACAACGGAATGGGCATTCTGAATGAGCACCTGGAAAAGATATTCACCCAGTTCTTCAAAAGTAAAGTTAACCATGGTAGCGGATTAGGCTTGTTTATTGTTAAAGAAGCATTAAACAAGATTAATGGGAAAATAGCCGTAAGCTCTGATCCAGCTGAGGGTACTACCTTTAAAATAACCATCCCCAATGTTAAATAA
- a CDS encoding response regulator, with the protein MLNNHRTVLLIDDNDVDLKINAKLIKISNLFDEIVLCQSAEEGLTYLNRHLNEDQKLPDFILLDIQMPDLDGFDFLEYYKKLPKKLTEKCLIAMLSSTLDFGDIKKAEASQHVVKLLKKPLHPAELEELLKKYFA; encoded by the coding sequence ATGTTAAATAACCATAGAACTGTACTATTAATTGATGACAATGATGTTGACCTGAAGATCAATGCAAAGCTCATTAAGATTTCGAACTTATTTGACGAAATTGTGTTATGTCAGTCGGCCGAAGAAGGCTTAACTTACCTGAACAGACACCTGAATGAGGATCAAAAATTACCCGATTTTATTTTGCTGGACATTCAGATGCCAGATCTGGACGGCTTTGATTTTTTGGAGTATTATAAGAAATTACCTAAAAAGCTTACGGAAAAATGTCTCATTGCCATGCTTTCTTCTACGCTTGATTTTGGGGATATCAAAAAGGCTGAAGCCAGCCAGCATGTAGTGAAACTATTGAAAAAGCCATTACATCCTGCCGAACTGGAAGAACTTTTAAAAAAATATTTTGCCTGA
- a CDS encoding sensor histidine kinase → MIQLRDYLIGKKTSFTLEGRIFHSVCLVALMGLAVCIPFNASIQLFRLALLMVVIFLAVLTIYYFSRFRNKTSAGIVVLSIINNLLLMVNYYYNSGVNGPSTVVFALSFLITVSIVPKKHFWIWLPLNIVIVLSLLFFEFRNPELVRNTYPDEAAKFTDIGFTYLLCVATILLITSFIRNSYYGEREITAQKTIALEASNHTKNKLLSILAHDLKEPLASIQGYLELLTEYKLEEAERLNMEKQLLSRTKDTAYILANVLSWTKGQMEAVQISLKPLVLKQSLYSTLKVMEGIAKEKGIELRNQITDEVCVLGDRDMLQLVIRNLISNAIKFTFPGGDIIVSAHMHQNECVISVKDNGAGIPAEQQSAIFSPALKPTFGTGNERGVGLGLMLCKEFTELQGGKISFESQTDAGSTFMVHLPLSLEVKVTRQPA, encoded by the coding sequence ATGATTCAATTGCGGGACTATCTTATCGGCAAAAAAACTTCTTTTACTTTAGAAGGCCGGATATTTCATTCTGTTTGTCTGGTTGCATTGATGGGACTGGCGGTATGTATACCTTTTAATGCGTCGATACAACTGTTCCGCCTTGCGTTACTTATGGTTGTCATATTTTTGGCCGTACTAACCATTTATTATTTTTCCCGCTTCAGGAATAAAACAAGTGCAGGTATTGTTGTACTTTCGATAATCAATAACCTGCTGCTTATGGTAAATTATTATTATAACTCAGGTGTTAACGGGCCAAGTACAGTGGTCTTTGCCTTATCATTTCTGATTACTGTTTCCATTGTACCAAAAAAACATTTCTGGATATGGCTACCATTAAATATAGTAATTGTGCTTTCTCTGTTGTTTTTTGAGTTCAGAAATCCGGAACTGGTTAGAAATACCTACCCGGATGAAGCAGCTAAATTTACCGATATAGGCTTTACTTATTTATTGTGCGTAGCCACAATTTTGCTGATCACATCTTTCATCCGCAATTCGTATTATGGCGAAAGGGAAATAACAGCGCAAAAGACCATAGCGCTTGAGGCCAGTAATCATACCAAGAATAAATTGTTATCCATCCTGGCACATGATCTTAAAGAGCCCCTGGCTTCTATACAAGGCTATCTTGAGCTGCTTACAGAATATAAGCTGGAAGAAGCCGAACGTTTAAATATGGAAAAGCAATTGTTAAGCAGAACCAAAGATACAGCTTACATATTAGCTAATGTGCTTTCCTGGACAAAAGGGCAAATGGAAGCTGTTCAGATCAGTTTAAAGCCTTTAGTCTTAAAACAAAGCCTGTACAGTACGCTGAAGGTAATGGAAGGTATTGCAAAAGAGAAGGGAATAGAACTCAGAAACCAGATTACAGACGAGGTCTGTGTACTTGGAGACCGCGACATGCTGCAGCTGGTGATCAGGAACCTGATCAGCAATGCGATTAAATTTACCTTTCCGGGAGGAGATATTATTGTTTCTGCACATATGCATCAAAATGAATGTGTCATAAGTGTGAAAGATAATGGGGCAGGCATCCCTGCAGAACAACAATCCGCCATTTTTTCTCCGGCACTCAAACCAACATTCGGAACCGGAAATGAGAGAGGGGTAGGACTTGGTTTGATGCTATGTAAAGAATTTACGGAATTGCAGGGAGGTAAAATAAGCTTCGAAAGCCAGACAGACGCGGGAAGTACATTTATGGTTCACCTGCCGCTGAGCCTGGAAGTTAAAGTAACCCGTCAGCCTGCTTAA
- a CDS encoding NRAMP family divalent metal transporter, with translation MSLKNNAKFRIRKIKKFLSLLGPGLTTGAADDDPSGIATYSQTGAQFGYGQLWTALYMLPFMTAVQEACARIGLVTGKGIAAVVKEHYNTKVLYSVVGLVVTANTINIGADIGAMAAAAQLLIPVNFVVLTLLFTAVILILEIFTNYSVYSRILKWLALALLAYPITVFIIDQPWPTVLRATVIPHFEFTFDFLFIITGVFGTTITPYMFFWQASQEVEEEKAKGLVRDGKPRIGWPHIHAMRKDNNIGMVISEFTTWCILLVGATVLHNSGITDVKNAADAAKALEPLVHSFPNAGYLAKLIFSVGIIGLGLLAVPVLSGSAAYAVAEAFDWNASLNLKLKKAYGFYGVITISTLIGLIINFIGIDPVKAWFILR, from the coding sequence ATGTCTTTAAAAAATAATGCAAAATTCAGGATAAGAAAGATTAAAAAATTCCTTAGCCTTTTAGGCCCTGGTTTAACTACTGGTGCTGCTGACGACGATCCTTCAGGCATTGCAACCTATTCCCAGACCGGGGCACAGTTTGGCTATGGACAATTATGGACTGCATTATATATGCTGCCTTTTATGACAGCTGTACAGGAGGCTTGTGCAAGAATAGGTCTGGTAACCGGAAAAGGTATTGCTGCAGTGGTAAAAGAGCATTACAATACTAAAGTACTTTATTCTGTTGTAGGACTGGTGGTGACAGCCAATACCATTAATATTGGTGCAGATATTGGCGCTATGGCTGCTGCAGCCCAATTGTTAATTCCGGTTAATTTTGTTGTGCTTACCCTGCTTTTCACTGCAGTAATCTTAATACTTGAAATTTTTACCAATTACAGCGTATATTCGAGGATATTAAAATGGCTTGCACTTGCTTTACTGGCCTATCCCATTACTGTGTTTATTATAGATCAGCCCTGGCCAACTGTATTAAGGGCAACAGTTATACCTCATTTCGAATTTACATTCGACTTTTTGTTTATCATTACTGGGGTATTCGGTACAACCATTACTCCCTATATGTTTTTCTGGCAGGCGTCGCAGGAGGTTGAGGAAGAAAAAGCCAAAGGTCTGGTTAGAGACGGAAAACCTAGAATTGGCTGGCCCCATATACATGCAATGCGTAAGGATAATAACATTGGGATGGTTATTTCTGAATTTACTACCTGGTGCATACTGTTGGTTGGGGCAACAGTTTTGCATAACAGTGGTATAACTGATGTAAAAAATGCAGCTGATGCCGCAAAAGCACTTGAACCTCTGGTACATTCTTTCCCTAATGCGGGTTATCTTGCTAAATTGATTTTCTCTGTAGGCATTATCGGTCTCGGATTACTTGCCGTCCCGGTGCTTTCTGGTTCTGCTGCATACGCAGTTGCAGAGGCCTTTGACTGGAATGCCAGCTTAAACCTTAAACTTAAAAAAGCATATGGTTTTTATGGTGTGATTACCATCTCAACACTGATAGGACTAATCATCAACTTTATTGGCATAGATCCGGTAAAAGCATGGTTTATACTGCGGTAA
- a CDS encoding class I SAM-dependent methyltransferase, translating into MYSKQLISRDIELFYNKASEETRLNKGMGVFEFERIKSLIEKYVPPTFTKIIDVGGGTGKYSEWLAKKGHEVYLIEPVFKHIQIAKDRASKLKNKYSVYLGEARNLDFPDNFADMIILHGPLYHLQKKEDREKAIREAKRVVKKDGIILGFSINYTASTLVGLLQGLIHKGAFFNMCKEELTTGIHNPPNDFPWLLAEAYYHKPNELKDEFVKEDLTYINTYAVEGMAWLDKDYFLNLLDMKKRKTLMELIQITENDSYLLPFSPHMMIAAKKK; encoded by the coding sequence ATGTATAGTAAACAGTTAATAAGTAGAGATATAGAACTCTTTTATAATAAAGCGTCTGAAGAAACCAGACTGAACAAAGGTATGGGAGTGTTTGAATTTGAAAGAATCAAATCACTCATAGAAAAATATGTTCCACCAACATTCACTAAAATAATTGATGTTGGTGGAGGCACAGGTAAATATTCAGAATGGCTTGCAAAAAAGGGGCATGAGGTATACTTAATTGAGCCAGTCTTTAAACATATTCAAATAGCTAAGGATAGAGCTAGTAAATTAAAAAACAAATATTCTGTTTATTTAGGGGAAGCCAGAAATTTAGACTTCCCAGATAATTTTGCAGATATGATAATTCTACACGGGCCACTTTATCATCTTCAAAAAAAAGAAGACAGGGAAAAAGCGATTCGTGAAGCCAAACGCGTTGTAAAAAAAGACGGTATCATTTTAGGGTTTTCTATAAATTATACTGCATCAACTTTAGTTGGGCTTCTACAAGGACTAATTCATAAAGGTGCTTTTTTTAATATGTGCAAAGAAGAACTCACAACAGGCATTCATAATCCTCCAAATGATTTTCCCTGGCTTCTAGCAGAAGCGTATTATCATAAACCAAATGAATTAAAAGATGAATTTGTGAAGGAGGATTTGACGTATATAAATACCTACGCGGTAGAGGGGATGGCCTGGCTGGATAAAGATTACTTTCTGAACCTTTTGGATATGAAAAAGAGAAAGACCTTAATGGAACTTATCCAGATCACTGAAAATGACAGCTATCTTTTACCATTTAGTCCGCATATGATGATAGCAGCAAAAAAAAAATAA